The following proteins come from a genomic window of Vallitaleaceae bacterium 9-2:
- the fmt gene encoding methionyl-tRNA formyltransferase, with translation MKIIFMGTPEFSVPTLKALIDSEHDIVACYTQPDKPKGRGKKMMMPPVKQVCIEHDIPVYQPTRIRHLEHVEQFQAIEADVAVVIAYGQILPKAILEAPKYGCINIHASLLPKYRGAAPYQWAVINGEKETGITTMQMDVGMDTGDMLLKTSLPIAPDETAGSLHDKLMTLGGPLILDTLKKIEAQSITPKVQDEEQATYAPMLKKESGQIDWSCSAKTIEQLIRGLNPWPSAFSHLNGALIKLWKADADGDNATLDVAAFKPGTICHIDKKKGIGICCGEGVLYIKELQQQGKKRMNATDYLNGHVLCVGDQFDSL, from the coding sequence ATGAAGATTATTTTTATGGGAACGCCTGAGTTTAGTGTTCCAACATTAAAGGCACTCATTGATTCAGAACATGACATTGTGGCCTGTTATACCCAGCCAGATAAGCCCAAAGGACGTGGGAAAAAAATGATGATGCCACCGGTTAAACAGGTATGTATCGAACATGATATTCCGGTATATCAACCGACACGCATTCGGCATTTAGAACATGTAGAACAGTTTCAAGCTATTGAAGCGGATGTAGCCGTTGTTATTGCATATGGTCAGATTTTACCTAAAGCTATACTTGAAGCGCCAAAATACGGATGTATTAATATTCATGCATCGTTGCTTCCCAAATACCGAGGCGCAGCTCCATATCAGTGGGCTGTGATTAATGGTGAAAAAGAAACTGGGATTACAACGATGCAGATGGATGTAGGGATGGACACTGGAGACATGTTATTAAAGACAAGCCTACCGATTGCTCCGGATGAAACGGCAGGTAGCCTTCATGATAAGTTAATGACTTTAGGGGGACCGTTAATACTAGATACACTAAAAAAAATAGAAGCACAGTCCATTACGCCTAAGGTGCAAGATGAAGAGCAAGCAACGTATGCCCCTATGTTGAAAAAAGAATCCGGCCAGATTGATTGGTCATGTTCTGCAAAGACAATAGAGCAACTCATTCGCGGATTAAATCCATGGCCTAGTGCGTTTAGTCATCTTAATGGTGCTTTGATTAAGCTTTGGAAAGCGGATGCTGATGGGGACAATGCAACACTTGATGTTGCTGCGTTTAAACCGGGAACTATTTGTCACATTGATAAAAAAAAGGGAATTGGCATATGCTGTGGAGAAGGAGTCCTTTACATAAAAGAACTCCAACAACAAGGGAAAAAGCGCATGAATGCAACCGATTACTTGAATGGGCATGTATTATGTGTGGGAGACCAGTTTGACAGTTTATAA
- the rsmB gene encoding 16S rRNA (cytosine(967)-C(5))-methyltransferase RsmB has translation MTNINERHIALKVLEDVEGKDVFVRQVLDGYFQQQELTKPQRSFISKLVYGVIENQLLLDYFINISSNVKKNKMKPVIRHILQLGIYQLLFLDKIPNHAAINETVKLVKKRKMFQLKGFVNGVLRNIERNQDALFAKVEALPLKERMSIAYSMQQDLVDYLLKMYEPQELEAYLQESMQVKDTCIRTNIHKIDPHILKEKLSKKYTLRPGYFFEEAFYLTGYDRLEEVEGFEQGYFQVQDESSMCVAKLVGQDATDIIDVCSAPGGKVTHLAELKGDKAKIIACDVSNKKIEKIEENCKRLELHSITPQVADATQYNPSWKEAFDCVLADVPCSGLGILRTKPDIKMHMSLEKIESLIKIQKQILDNVHQYVKIGGELIYSTCTINSNENEKQINWFLDKYPNFEKVDIGKEGLGEHINSFVQDKNIQLLTHKSRTDGFFISKLRRKS, from the coding sequence ATGACTAATATAAATGAGCGTCATATTGCGCTGAAAGTACTCGAAGACGTTGAGGGAAAGGATGTTTTCGTTCGTCAAGTGCTGGATGGGTACTTTCAACAACAGGAGTTGACGAAGCCCCAGCGCAGTTTTATTTCAAAACTAGTTTACGGAGTTATTGAAAATCAACTTCTTTTGGATTATTTTATTAATATTTCTTCGAATGTGAAAAAAAACAAAATGAAACCGGTAATACGCCATATTTTGCAGTTAGGTATATATCAACTTCTTTTTTTAGATAAAATACCAAATCATGCAGCAATCAATGAGACGGTTAAGCTGGTAAAGAAACGAAAGATGTTTCAGTTAAAAGGATTTGTCAATGGTGTACTTCGTAACATTGAGCGTAATCAAGACGCGTTATTTGCAAAAGTTGAAGCACTACCGCTTAAAGAGCGAATGTCAATTGCGTATTCAATGCAACAAGATTTAGTTGACTATCTACTTAAGATGTATGAGCCACAAGAGCTGGAGGCATATTTACAAGAAAGTATGCAAGTAAAAGACACATGTATAAGAACCAATATTCATAAAATTGATCCCCATATACTTAAGGAAAAACTATCGAAAAAGTATACGCTACGACCTGGATATTTTTTTGAAGAAGCATTTTATCTGACAGGATATGATCGACTTGAAGAAGTTGAAGGATTTGAACAAGGATATTTTCAAGTACAAGATGAAAGTTCAATGTGTGTGGCTAAATTGGTTGGTCAAGATGCTACAGACATTATTGATGTGTGTTCAGCTCCGGGAGGAAAAGTCACCCATTTGGCTGAACTTAAAGGTGATAAGGCAAAAATCATTGCTTGTGATGTTTCAAATAAAAAAATTGAAAAAATTGAGGAAAACTGTAAGCGACTTGAGTTACATTCCATTACGCCACAGGTGGCTGATGCGACACAGTATAATCCTTCGTGGAAGGAAGCGTTTGACTGTGTATTAGCAGATGTTCCATGCTCAGGACTTGGAATACTAAGAACAAAACCGGATATTAAGATGCATATGTCCTTAGAAAAGATTGAGTCATTGATTAAAATTCAAAAACAGATATTGGATAATGTGCATCAATATGTTAAAATTGGTGGCGAGTTGATTTATAGTACGTGTACAATTAATTCTAACGAGAATGAAAAACAGATCAATTGGTTTTTAGATAAATATCCAAACTTTGAAAAAGTAGATATAGGTAAAGAAGGCTTAGGCGAACATATCAATAGTTTTGTCCAAGATAAAAACATACAGTTATTAACACATAAATCAAGGACAGATGGATTTTTTATATCTAAGCTGAGGAGAAAAAGTTAA
- the def gene encoding peptide deformylase yields the protein MALRQIRIEGDEILRKHARKVEEITPKIKELVEDMIETMYDANGVGLAAPQIGVLKRIVIIDVGEGPIVMINPEIIERAGEQEGVEGCLSVPGKSGIVKRPNYVKAQAMNEKGEVFTVEGEELLARAICHELDHLDGRLYIDIAQEMVEYDQE from the coding sequence ATGGCATTAAGACAAATACGAATAGAAGGCGATGAGATTCTTCGCAAACACGCAAGAAAAGTTGAAGAGATAACTCCAAAGATAAAAGAACTTGTTGAAGATATGATTGAGACAATGTATGATGCGAACGGTGTGGGACTTGCGGCACCTCAAATAGGTGTGCTAAAACGCATCGTTATTATTGATGTCGGTGAAGGGCCTATTGTTATGATTAACCCTGAAATCATTGAACGTGCCGGGGAGCAAGAAGGTGTTGAGGGCTGCTTGAGCGTACCTGGAAAATCAGGAATCGTTAAACGTCCAAACTATGTTAAGGCACAAGCGATGAATGAAAAAGGTGAAGTATTTACCGTTGAAGGGGAAGAGCTTTTGGCAAGAGCAATTTGCCATGAGCTTGATCATCTTGATGGTCGCTTATATATTGATATTGCCCAAGAGATGGTCGAATATGACCAAGAATAG
- a CDS encoding thiamine diphosphokinase, producing MMKCLIVSGGTIEANDLVNYINAQEVKPYIIGVDGGCQVLYELGIVPNTILGDFDTLDQQVKGYFARQQVPIHQLDPIKDYTDTHAAFEEAKALGANAIDVFGFFGSRLDHSLGALLTAFKYSAQITIRFYDKHNIVFVVDGAYELTIYKTSKNLKRDFKYLSIIPIEKSYINETRNLKYPLKNAWLFAYDSYGVSNEIIEEQGTIDVQSGRLFVIQSND from the coding sequence ATGATGAAATGCTTAATTGTCAGTGGAGGAACCATTGAGGCGAACGATTTAGTTAATTATATAAATGCCCAAGAAGTAAAACCATATATTATCGGAGTGGATGGTGGATGCCAAGTTCTTTATGAGCTTGGCATCGTACCAAATACAATTCTAGGAGATTTTGATACACTGGATCAGCAGGTTAAAGGATACTTCGCTAGGCAACAAGTGCCGATTCATCAGCTTGATCCTATCAAAGACTACACAGATACACATGCAGCCTTTGAAGAAGCGAAAGCTCTTGGGGCAAATGCCATTGATGTCTTTGGTTTTTTTGGGTCACGCCTAGACCATTCATTAGGTGCTTTGCTAACAGCATTTAAATATTCCGCACAGATAACTATACGCTTTTATGATAAGCATAATATTGTTTTTGTTGTGGATGGGGCATATGAACTTACCATTTATAAAACATCAAAAAACTTGAAGCGTGACTTCAAATATTTGTCGATTATTCCAATCGAGAAATCTTACATTAACGAAACACGGAATTTAAAGTATCCACTTAAAAATGCATGGCTCTTTGCATATGATAGTTATGGTGTAAGTAATGAAATTATAGAAGAACAGGGAACAATAGATGTGCAGTCGGGACGACTGTTTGTGATTCAATCGAATGATTGA
- the rpmB gene encoding 50S ribosomal protein L28 yields the protein MAKCAVCDKSVHFGNQVSHSHRRSNKQWKPNVRTVRAIVDGSVKKLDVCTKCLRSGKVERA from the coding sequence ATGGCAAAATGTGCAGTATGTGATAAGAGTGTACACTTCGGAAACCAAGTAAGCCATTCTCATAGACGATCAAACAAACAATGGAAACCAAACGTAAGAACTGTTCGAGCAATCGTTGATGGTAGTGTTAAAAAGCTAGACGTTTGTACAAAATGTTTACGTTCAGGCAAAGTTGAAAGAGCTTAA
- the rlmN gene encoding 23S rRNA (adenine(2503)-C(2))-methyltransferase RlmN has product MNTYDIQSMTINEINDVVTQWGEKGFRSKQIFQWLHEKKINTYDAMSNLPSALLDKLKQAYPIQHLKEVAKSEDAKDQTVKYLFELEDGQLVETVLMVYKYGYSVCISSQVGCRMGCTFCASTLNGLTRQLKPSEMLEQIYVIERQLKEPIHSVVIMGTGEPFDNYANVQRFIELISHEKGRHLSRRHITVSTCGIGDKIMRFAQDSPQVNLAISLHSPYQSQRQTMMPIAKKYPLDELMKTCHDYVQITKRRISFEYSLIHNVNDTKQHAIDLAHLLEGLLCHVNLIPINPVDEKDQKASDMQHVLAFQKQLSEYNIVSTIRRSLGQNIDAACGQLRNQYRNNRQD; this is encoded by the coding sequence ATGAACACATATGATATTCAGTCCATGACAATCAATGAGATCAATGATGTTGTTACCCAATGGGGCGAAAAAGGATTTCGATCAAAACAAATTTTTCAATGGTTGCATGAGAAAAAAATAAACACATATGATGCAATGAGTAATTTACCGAGTGCGTTGCTGGACAAATTAAAACAAGCATATCCGATACAGCATCTTAAAGAAGTTGCAAAAAGTGAAGATGCAAAAGATCAAACAGTTAAGTACCTTTTTGAACTTGAAGATGGACAATTGGTTGAGACGGTTTTAATGGTCTACAAATATGGGTATTCTGTATGCATTTCTTCCCAAGTGGGTTGTCGCATGGGATGTACGTTTTGTGCATCAACTCTTAATGGGCTTACAAGGCAATTAAAACCTTCAGAAATGCTAGAGCAAATATATGTTATTGAACGTCAATTAAAAGAACCGATACACAGTGTTGTTATTATGGGAACAGGAGAACCTTTTGACAATTATGCGAATGTGCAACGATTTATTGAATTGATTTCTCATGAAAAGGGAAGGCATCTTTCGCGCCGCCATATTACGGTGTCAACATGTGGAATTGGAGATAAAATCATGCGATTTGCACAGGACTCACCGCAAGTGAATTTGGCGATTTCCTTGCATTCTCCATACCAATCCCAGCGTCAGACAATGATGCCAATTGCAAAAAAATATCCTTTGGATGAATTGATGAAGACGTGTCATGATTATGTTCAAATAACAAAGCGACGTATCTCTTTTGAGTATAGTTTGATTCACAATGTTAATGATACAAAACAGCATGCCATAGACTTAGCCCATCTACTTGAAGGATTATTATGTCATGTCAACTTGATTCCGATTAATCCGGTAGATGAGAAAGATCAAAAAGCTTCAGACATGCAACATGTCTTAGCTTTCCAAAAACAATTAAGCGAATATAATATTGTATCAACCATTCGAAGATCATTGGGGCAAAATATTGATGCGGCGTGCGGACAACTACGCAATCAATATCGCAATAATCGTCAGGATTAA
- a CDS encoding zinc metallopeptidase — MFYNYTWYASYIVLIPAILFTLYASSKVNSTFKKYSKYANRNGYTGAEVARKILDDQGLYDVRIEHIPGDMTDHYDPRTKVVRLSDTVHSKNSLSAISVAAHECGHAIQHQQQYVFLSIRHAIVPGVNLVNKMSMPMIMIGVILGGFGGNSFVGYLMIQLGILFFAGAVLFQFVTLPVEFNASKRALQILDAERMLSDEEMGPAKKVLNAAALTYVAAAATAVLSLIRLILVFGGRRDD, encoded by the coding sequence ATGTTTTATAATTATACATGGTATGCATCCTATATCGTTTTAATTCCGGCGATTTTATTTACATTATATGCAAGCAGTAAAGTAAACTCAACATTTAAAAAATACTCGAAATACGCCAACCGAAATGGATATACGGGAGCGGAAGTTGCGCGAAAAATTCTTGATGACCAAGGATTATATGATGTAAGAATAGAGCATATACCAGGAGATATGACCGACCATTATGACCCGCGAACAAAGGTGGTTCGTTTGTCGGATACGGTGCATAGCAAAAATTCGTTATCGGCAATTAGTGTGGCAGCACATGAGTGTGGTCATGCCATACAACATCAACAACAATATGTATTTTTATCCATACGACATGCCATTGTGCCAGGGGTTAACTTGGTCAATAAAATGTCCATGCCTATGATTATGATTGGTGTTATTTTGGGTGGATTTGGTGGCAACTCTTTCGTTGGGTATCTAATGATACAACTGGGTATTCTCTTTTTTGCGGGAGCTGTTCTTTTTCAATTTGTAACATTGCCCGTTGAATTTAATGCATCAAAACGTGCATTACAAATTCTGGATGCAGAGCGCATGCTAAGTGATGAAGAGATGGGACCGGCAAAAAAAGTATTAAATGCAGCGGCGCTTACATATGTGGCGGCAGCAGCAACAGCTGTCTTAAGTCTTATTCGCCTTATTTTAGTGTTTGGAGGACGGCGTGATGACTAA
- a CDS encoding Stp1/IreP family PP2C-type Ser/Thr phosphatase: MQSYGLSHKGYIRKVNQDAFFHQDTSIGPLSNLYVLADGMGGHRGGEVASKLAVDTIIQSIQKAKDSMEPAQILEQAISDANQRIFNEAIEDSTLYNMGTTVIASCMIDRKIYVAHVGDSRFYVYINNRLEQITKDHSYVQELVDVGAITAEEAKHHPQKNQITRAVGINATIQVDIYTIDLDTIDNVIEYILICTDGLTNMVSELEIMQVIKEQKSNRDICEKLIEDALSAGGTDNITCIIIQNN, from the coding sequence ATGCAATCATATGGTTTAAGTCATAAAGGATATATACGAAAAGTAAATCAAGATGCTTTTTTTCACCAAGATACGTCCATTGGCCCCTTAAGTAATTTATATGTTTTGGCTGATGGTATGGGCGGGCATCGTGGTGGTGAAGTGGCTTCAAAGCTTGCTGTGGATACAATTATTCAAAGTATTCAAAAAGCAAAAGATTCCATGGAACCGGCGCAAATTTTAGAACAGGCAATTTCAGATGCAAATCAGCGTATTTTTAATGAAGCAATAGAAGATTCAACATTATACAATATGGGAACAACTGTGATTGCTTCATGTATGATTGACCGAAAAATATATGTAGCACACGTTGGAGATAGCCGATTTTATGTTTACATCAATAATCGTTTAGAACAAATCACTAAAGATCACTCGTATGTCCAAGAACTCGTGGATGTAGGAGCCATTACCGCGGAAGAAGCAAAACATCATCCACAAAAAAATCAAATTACTCGAGCGGTAGGCATCAACGCTACAATTCAAGTGGATATATATACAATAGATTTAGATACAATTGACAATGTCATTGAATATATTCTTATATGTACAGACGGACTAACGAATATGGTTAGTGAATTGGAAATTATGCAGGTAATCAAAGAACAAAAATCTAACCGAGATATTTGCGAAAAATTGATTGAAGATGCGCTTAGTGCAGGTGGGACTGATAATATTACGTGCATAATTATTCAAAATAATTAA
- the rsgA gene encoding ribosome small subunit-dependent GTPase A, which produces MIGKIVKGIAGFYYVDVNQVGVYQCRARGIFRNQKIKPLIGDNVRIEVTHEQDMEGNVLEILPRKNALIRPTVSNVDQAFVVFSVAHPEPNLNLLDRFLIAVMSKNIEAIICFNKIDLLNSLDNEVVSMYKHAGYKVIMMSAVNDEQRHLEKRVERIEEMMKGKTTVFAGPSGVGKSTIINLIQEHTHMETGSISDKIKRGKHTTRHANLIPIDQQSYVVDTPGFSSLQLDDLEPEQVKEYFIEFASYEPMCKFAGCNHINEPKCGVKEALAAGDIHPVRYENYLHIYNELKEKRKY; this is translated from the coding sequence ATGATAGGAAAGATCGTTAAGGGTATTGCCGGATTCTACTATGTTGATGTTAATCAGGTTGGAGTTTACCAATGTCGTGCACGCGGTATATTTAGGAATCAAAAAATTAAGCCGCTTATTGGAGACAATGTGCGTATTGAAGTGACTCACGAACAAGACATGGAGGGAAATGTCCTTGAGATTTTGCCTCGAAAAAATGCTTTGATTCGACCGACAGTATCAAATGTTGACCAAGCCTTTGTGGTTTTTTCAGTGGCTCATCCTGAACCAAATTTAAACTTGTTGGACCGTTTTTTGATTGCGGTTATGTCCAAAAACATTGAAGCCATCATCTGTTTTAACAAAATTGATTTGTTAAATAGCTTGGATAATGAAGTTGTTAGTATGTATAAACATGCAGGTTACAAGGTAATTATGATGAGTGCTGTCAATGATGAACAAAGGCACTTGGAAAAACGTGTGGAACGCATTGAAGAGATGATGAAAGGCAAGACAACTGTTTTTGCCGGACCGTCGGGGGTTGGAAAATCAACGATTATTAACTTGATTCAAGAACATACGCATATGGAGACAGGAAGTATAAGTGATAAAATAAAGCGTGGAAAGCATACGACTCGTCATGCCAACCTTATTCCAATTGACCAGCAATCTTATGTCGTTGATACGCCTGGGTTTAGTTCGCTGCAACTTGATGACTTAGAACCAGAACAGGTAAAAGAGTACTTTATTGAATTTGCCAGCTATGAACCGATGTGTAAGTTTGCAGGGTGTAATCATATTAACGAGCCTAAATGCGGCGTTAAAGAGGCACTGGCTGCTGGAGATATTCACCCAGTACGGTATGAAAATTATTTGCATATTTATAATGAATTAAAAGAAAAACGAAAATATTAA
- the pknB gene encoding Stk1 family PASTA domain-containing Ser/Thr kinase gives MLQLGSILNERYEIIEKIGSGGMSIVYKAKDTKLERYVAIKVLREEFCLDENFVRKFKVEAQSAASLSHQNIVNIYDVGNEGRTHFIVMEYLEGQTLKEYIKEQGQIPEEYLLKIALSIASALEHAHVNHIIHRDIKPQNIILTKDGKVKVADFGIARIATDQTLDVPENPSGSVYYIAPEQARGGYQDHKSDIYSLGITMYEMATGKLPFVGENPVNVALKQIHDPMPKPSDINHNISPNVETIILKATEKKTSIRYQNTQELIEDLKLVMKNPEDILVYTNDIAMDETLVLRNEEMKHIWNKQEVDAYTKEKDPLEKVVVIGGILLSFIIVSILVIFVYNNFAKKMIPEEIEVPNIKNMELSQASDTLSELQLDINVIGNEYDTQVEKDHIITQSPEMGTLVLADTTIEVTVSKGIQLFTVNNVVEQMYDDATKMLENSGFVVEVVPEYSDSAPTGTVIRQTPMANESVVEGTVVTLYVSQGPEVTYVEVPKLENLDIAEAQNVLKSLNLEVGNITYIHHDTVEENKVISMSVDAGREVAEEYVIDLAVSLGREIVLETKSFVINNILDHNQEQCELKVVLAINGEEKTLYNDVVTDTDFPMTLSATETGEGIIHVYNDGVQQYEFFVQFTQDTPNTNTQDANGGNE, from the coding sequence ATGTTACAACTCGGTTCAATTCTTAATGAACGTTATGAAATTATAGAAAAAATTGGCTCAGGTGGAATGAGCATTGTATATAAAGCAAAAGACACAAAGCTTGAACGATATGTGGCCATCAAAGTATTGCGTGAAGAATTTTGCTTAGATGAAAATTTCGTAAGAAAATTCAAAGTCGAAGCCCAGTCAGCTGCAAGTTTATCGCATCAAAATATTGTTAACATATATGATGTAGGTAACGAAGGGCGTACGCATTTTATTGTTATGGAATACTTAGAAGGCCAGACGCTTAAGGAGTATATTAAAGAGCAAGGGCAGATTCCGGAAGAGTACCTTTTAAAAATTGCACTCAGTATTGCATCGGCATTGGAGCATGCGCATGTCAATCATATTATTCACCGGGATATAAAACCTCAAAATATTATTTTAACAAAAGATGGAAAAGTTAAAGTGGCAGATTTTGGGATAGCGCGTATTGCAACAGATCAAACATTAGATGTGCCGGAAAATCCCTCAGGAAGCGTCTATTACATTGCGCCAGAACAAGCCCGAGGTGGATATCAAGATCATAAAAGCGACATATATTCTTTAGGAATAACCATGTATGAAATGGCAACAGGCAAACTGCCATTTGTTGGGGAAAACCCTGTCAATGTGGCGCTTAAACAGATACATGACCCCATGCCGAAACCTTCGGATATCAACCACAACATATCACCAAACGTGGAGACAATTATCCTGAAAGCAACGGAAAAGAAAACATCCATACGTTATCAAAATACACAAGAATTAATCGAAGATTTAAAGCTTGTTATGAAAAATCCGGAAGATATTCTTGTATATACCAATGATATAGCAATGGATGAGACGTTAGTACTTCGTAATGAAGAGATGAAACATATATGGAACAAACAAGAAGTTGACGCATATACAAAAGAAAAAGATCCGCTTGAAAAAGTCGTCGTTATTGGAGGTATATTGCTGTCGTTTATTATTGTGTCCATTCTTGTAATTTTTGTATACAATAATTTTGCAAAGAAAATGATTCCGGAAGAAATTGAAGTACCTAATATTAAAAATATGGAACTTAGCCAAGCAAGTGATACATTAAGTGAACTTCAACTAGATATTAATGTTATTGGAAATGAATATGACACTCAAGTAGAAAAGGATCATATCATTACTCAATCACCTGAAATGGGTACACTTGTACTTGCAGACACTACAATTGAAGTTACTGTTAGTAAAGGTATACAGTTATTTACAGTAAACAATGTAGTGGAGCAAATGTATGATGATGCAACAAAAATGCTTGAAAACAGTGGATTTGTTGTAGAAGTTGTTCCAGAATACAGCGATAGCGCTCCAACAGGAACGGTTATTCGACAAACACCAATGGCAAATGAATCAGTTGTTGAAGGAACTGTTGTTACACTTTATGTTAGCCAAGGACCAGAAGTAACATATGTTGAAGTTCCAAAACTAGAGAATTTGGACATAGCAGAAGCGCAGAATGTGCTTAAGAGCTTGAATTTGGAAGTGGGTAACATTACTTATATTCACCATGATACAGTGGAAGAAAATAAAGTGATCAGTATGTCGGTTGACGCGGGTAGAGAAGTTGCAGAAGAGTATGTCATTGACCTAGCGGTAAGCCTGGGACGTGAGATTGTACTTGAGACAAAATCTTTTGTAATTAACAATATTTTGGATCATAATCAAGAACAGTGTGAGCTTAAAGTTGTCTTAGCAATCAATGGCGAAGAAAAAACACTCTATAATGATGTGGTAACGGATACTGATTTTCCAATGACCCTTAGCGCCACGGAGACAGGCGAAGGGATTATACACGTCTATAATGATGGGGTGCAACAGTATGAATTTTTTGTACAATTCACACAAGATACTCCCAATACGAACACTCAAGATGCAAACGGAGGAAATGAATGA
- a CDS encoding Asp23/Gls24 family envelope stress response protein: MVGNMENALGKVVIENEVLAKVAGLSAIECYGVVGMAMVNFTTGLTRLLKRESLTKGIDLQVNENIISIELHIIIEYGVNIKAVTDSLISTVKYKVETFSGMEVDKIDVFVEGVRVDE, from the coding sequence ATGGTTGGAAATATGGAAAATGCGCTTGGAAAAGTAGTTATTGAAAATGAAGTTCTTGCAAAAGTTGCTGGATTATCCGCAATTGAATGTTATGGCGTTGTTGGAATGGCTATGGTCAATTTTACTACAGGACTAACAAGATTACTTAAACGTGAGAGTCTTACCAAAGGAATTGACTTACAGGTTAATGAGAATATAATCTCAATAGAATTACATATCATTATTGAATATGGCGTAAATATTAAAGCTGTAACTGATAGTCTAATCAGCACGGTAAAATATAAAGTCGAAACGTTCTCAGGTATGGAGGTTGATAAAATCGATGTGTTTGTGGAAGGTGTTCGCGTAGACGAATAA
- the rpe gene encoding ribulose-phosphate 3-epimerase: MIKIAPSILSADFSKLGSEIQRIDAAGCDMVHIDVMDGQYVPNITFGPPIIKSVRKYTEKVFDVHLMIDQPERYISEFVDAGADIITVHAESTTHLHRTIQYIKSFGVKAGVSLNPASPLNLLDYVIDDVDMVLIMTVNPGFGGQTFIPSMYDKIKKIAKIREEHKKTFDIQVDGGVGLDNLKKVVDAGANVIVAGSAIFNADNLELQIENFKSINL; this comes from the coding sequence ATGATTAAAATAGCACCATCAATATTATCAGCAGATTTTTCAAAATTAGGGAGCGAAATACAGCGTATTGATGCAGCCGGTTGTGATATGGTTCACATTGATGTAATGGATGGACAGTATGTTCCAAACATAACCTTTGGTCCACCAATTATCAAATCCGTACGTAAATATACAGAAAAAGTGTTTGATGTACATTTGATGATCGATCAACCAGAACGCTATATTAGTGAGTTTGTAGATGCAGGGGCTGATATTATTACAGTTCATGCAGAATCAACAACCCACCTTCACCGAACAATTCAATATATTAAATCATTTGGAGTAAAAGCAGGTGTTTCGTTAAATCCGGCATCGCCTTTAAATCTTTTGGATTATGTTATTGACGATGTGGATATGGTTTTAATCATGACAGTAAATCCTGGGTTTGGCGGTCAAACATTTATTCCTTCAATGTATGATAAAATTAAAAAAATAGCAAAAATTCGAGAAGAACACAAAAAAACATTTGATATACAAGTAGATGGTGGTGTGGGACTTGATAATTTAAAAAAAGTGGTTGATGCAGGTGCTAATGTAATTGTTGCAGGTTCTGCAATCTTTAATGCCGATAATCTAGAACTTCAAATAGAAAATTTTAAATCCATTAACTTATAA